From Microcystis aeruginosa NIES-2549, a single genomic window includes:
- a CDS encoding CHAD domain-containing protein has protein sequence MTNKFNPQAKTVADWAYIGIDKHFHKVLKHEVGVLLDQDTEELHQIRVGMRRLRSTLTGFAPALTMPKYADQKRVGNLGRILGELRDLDVLKEAFIGHYQPILPPKEQELLKKVLEVLESRRKKAFAKVEKLLKSDKFLNFKADFARWLDNPTYQPIGKLDIATVLPDLLLPQASHFLLHEGWLIGVNLEEDQKVREFSSQEIDALLEKEGLLLHDLRKEAKRSRYNMELFTQFYGDKYREYLEDIKNLQGILGEMQDCCVLSDFLSQIFPNCLAKEMPTLLEIFQNIRHQKWQEWQPLQKKFLDADTRKSLHQTILQPIFRPNSVELETNPES, from the coding sequence ATGACTAACAAATTTAATCCTCAAGCTAAAACTGTTGCCGATTGGGCCTATATCGGTATTGATAAACATTTTCATAAAGTTCTTAAACACGAAGTTGGGGTTTTACTCGATCAGGATACGGAAGAATTACATCAAATTCGTGTGGGAATGCGCCGTCTTCGCAGTACCTTAACCGGTTTTGCCCCCGCTTTAACCATGCCGAAATATGCCGATCAAAAACGGGTGGGTAATCTGGGCAGAATTTTAGGAGAATTGCGGGATTTAGATGTGTTAAAAGAGGCTTTTATCGGTCATTATCAGCCAATTTTACCACCGAAAGAACAGGAGTTACTAAAGAAAGTTTTAGAGGTTCTCGAAAGCCGAAGAAAGAAGGCTTTTGCTAAGGTAGAAAAACTCTTAAAGTCCGATAAATTTCTCAATTTTAAGGCAGATTTTGCCCGTTGGTTGGATAATCCTACCTATCAACCGATAGGAAAATTAGATATTGCCACGGTTTTACCAGACTTATTATTACCGCAAGCGAGTCACTTTTTACTCCATGAAGGCTGGTTAATTGGGGTAAATTTAGAGGAAGATCAAAAAGTACGAGAGTTTTCTAGTCAAGAAATTGATGCCTTATTGGAAAAAGAAGGATTATTACTGCACGATCTCCGTAAAGAAGCCAAGCGTTCCCGCTATAATATGGAGTTATTTACTCAGTTTTATGGCGACAAGTATCGAGAATATCTAGAAGATATTAAAAACCTTCAAGGTATTCTCGGAGAAATGCAGGATTGTTGTGTTCTCTCGGATTTTCTTAGCCAAATTTTCCCTAATTGTCTTGCCAAGGAAATGCCCACTTTACTAGAAATTTTCCAAAATATCCGTCACCAAAAATGGCAAGAATGGCAACCACTACAAAAGAAATTCCTTGACGCTGACACCAGAAAAAGTCTGCACCAGACAATTTTACAGCCTATTTTTCGGCCAAATAGTGTAGAATTAGAGACTAATCCAGAATCCTGA
- a CDS encoding bifunctional orotidine-5'-phosphate decarboxylase/orotate phosphoribosyltransferase — protein sequence MNFFQKLNHAIGQNQTLLVLGLDANPEMMPSTPGELIVNLEQWLKFIIDETAPFVCAYKPTLGFYQALGAAGLELLQRILTAIPPHIPVILDAKHGDINTSSVLAETIFKTWQVDAVTLNPYSGQDHVAPFLVYPEHGAFILCHTSNQGAINLQEFPSRDNPFYLQVVKEACTWGTPEQVFLEVGTTQPEILKKIRNFAPERLILLRSIWEEKSKFSELITVGLNSHGEGLLIPVPQDFLSQPDLGAKVKDLREEVNKIKQNQRQESSGDDTWTANVCLLKQHPHQDLILQLFDIGCLMFGDYVQASGETFSYYIDLRKIISNPNIFQQVIEAYGEILKTLTFDRIAGIPYGSLPTATGLSLLLNHPMIFPRKEVKAHGTRRVIEGNFQVGETVVVVDDILISGKSAIEGAEKIKSAGLLVNDIVVFIDHGGPVKDKLRSHGYQPYSVLTLAEITDTLYEAGRLTEAEYSCFLNRSH from the coding sequence ATGAATTTTTTTCAAAAGTTAAACCACGCCATTGGTCAAAACCAGACTCTACTTGTCCTCGGTTTAGATGCTAACCCCGAAATGATGCCCTCCACCCCGGGAGAATTAATCGTTAATTTAGAACAGTGGCTCAAGTTTATTATCGATGAAACTGCCCCTTTTGTCTGTGCCTACAAACCAACTTTAGGCTTTTATCAAGCTTTGGGAGCGGCAGGGTTAGAATTATTACAGCGAATTTTAACGGCAATTCCCCCTCATATCCCGGTCATTTTGGATGCTAAACACGGCGATATTAATACTAGCAGTGTTTTAGCTGAGACTATCTTTAAAACTTGGCAGGTGGACGCGGTTACTCTCAATCCCTACTCCGGACAGGATCACGTTGCTCCTTTTTTAGTTTACCCCGAGCATGGCGCTTTTATCCTTTGTCATACTTCCAATCAAGGTGCGATTAATCTGCAAGAATTCCCCAGTCGCGACAATCCTTTTTATCTGCAAGTTGTCAAAGAAGCTTGCACTTGGGGAACTCCCGAACAGGTGTTTTTAGAAGTGGGAACCACTCAACCAGAGATTTTGAAAAAGATTCGCAATTTTGCCCCCGAAAGATTGATTTTATTACGCAGTATTTGGGAAGAAAAAAGTAAATTCTCCGAGTTAATTACTGTGGGTTTAAATAGCCATGGCGAGGGTTTATTAATTCCTGTACCCCAAGACTTTTTATCTCAACCTGATTTGGGGGCAAAAGTCAAGGATTTACGCGAGGAAGTCAACAAGATTAAACAAAATCAAAGGCAAGAATCGAGCGGAGATGATACTTGGACTGCTAACGTTTGTCTTTTAAAACAACATCCTCATCAGGATTTAATTCTACAATTATTTGATATTGGTTGCTTGATGTTTGGCGATTATGTGCAAGCGTCGGGAGAAACTTTTTCCTATTATATCGATCTGAGAAAAATTATCTCTAATCCTAATATTTTTCAGCAGGTAATTGAAGCCTATGGAGAAATATTAAAAACCTTGACATTTGACCGCATTGCTGGTATTCCCTACGGCTCTTTACCTACAGCTACGGGTTTATCTTTATTATTAAATCATCCGATGATTTTCCCCCGCAAAGAAGTAAAAGCTCACGGCACAAGAAGAGTAATTGAAGGTAATTTTCAAGTGGGGGAAACGGTGGTAGTGGTGGACGATATTTTAATTTCTGGCAAAAGTGCGATCGAGGGGGCAGAAAAAATTAAATCGGCGGGATTATTAGTTAATGATATCGTGGTTTTTATCGATCATGGTGGCCCTGTTAAAGATAAACTTCGTAGCCATGGTTATCAACCTTATTCGGTTTTAACCCTAGCAGAAATTACCGATACTCTCTACGAAGCAGGAAGACTGACAGAAGCAGAATATAGCTGCTTTTTAAATCGATCCCATTGA
- a CDS encoding glycine betaine ABC transporter substrate-binding protein, whose amino-acid sequence MDSFWLDYAGEIAFRTGEHLFLTGIAMAMGSLIGIPLGILISRQAILAPPIIAIVNTLQTIPSLALFGFLISVPFLGGIGKIPAIVALTLYTLLPIVLNTYLGIKKVDPELKLAGLSLGMTDGQILRYIELPLAGATILAGVRIATVIAIGVATIAAAIGGGGLGVFIFRGIATVNNQLILAGAIPAAFLALVADWSLGWLEKTFSPSQRPKKPSKWQWGLGLIGLALLSFLLTQIFHSSPGTVVIGSKNFTEQVILGEILAQEIEKETNLRVERQFNLGGTLICHEAVKAGKIDGYVEYSGTAFTGILQEKPLNDARLVSEKLQEIYPEKFNLEVFPSLGFENTFAIVIRGETASQYNLKTLSQAAKYTPNWQAGFGYEFLEREDGYKGLAKTYGLNFARPPKVMDLGLMYRALAEKQVDLVAGNSTDGLIPVLDLVILEDDRRYFPPYEAVPIFNLDSLQKYPQLRQVLAKLTGKITSTAMQKLNYQVDGRDRRVEEVVKEFLVSLS is encoded by the coding sequence ATGGATAGTTTTTGGCTAGATTATGCGGGGGAAATCGCTTTTCGCACTGGAGAGCATCTTTTCTTGACGGGAATAGCCATGGCTATGGGTAGCTTAATCGGGATTCCTCTAGGTATTTTAATTAGTCGTCAAGCTATTCTCGCCCCACCGATTATAGCGATCGTTAACACCCTACAGACTATCCCCAGTTTAGCCCTATTTGGCTTTTTAATTTCCGTGCCTTTTTTGGGAGGAATCGGCAAAATTCCCGCTATTGTTGCCCTAACTCTCTATACTTTACTGCCAATTGTTTTAAATACCTATCTGGGCATCAAAAAAGTTGATCCCGAATTAAAATTAGCCGGGTTATCCCTAGGCATGACCGACGGTCAAATCCTGCGCTATATCGAATTACCCCTGGCCGGGGCGACAATTTTGGCAGGAGTGAGAATTGCGACGGTGATTGCTATCGGTGTGGCTACGATCGCAGCCGCTATCGGTGGCGGTGGTTTGGGAGTGTTTATTTTTCGCGGTATTGCCACGGTCAACAATCAGTTAATTTTGGCGGGAGCAATTCCTGCCGCTTTTTTAGCCCTTGTTGCCGATTGGAGTCTCGGTTGGCTAGAAAAGACCTTTTCCCCTTCGCAACGTCCGAAAAAGCCCTCTAAATGGCAATGGGGCTTAGGTTTAATCGGGTTGGCCTTGCTATCTTTCCTCTTGACTCAGATTTTCCATTCATCCCCCGGCACCGTGGTGATCGGTTCCAAAAATTTTACCGAACAGGTGATTTTAGGGGAAATTTTGGCACAGGAGATCGAAAAAGAGACGAATTTAAGGGTCGAACGTCAATTTAATCTCGGCGGTACTCTGATCTGTCATGAAGCGGTGAAAGCGGGTAAAATCGACGGTTATGTGGAGTATTCTGGCACGGCTTTCACGGGAATTTTGCAAGAAAAACCCCTTAACGATGCCCGATTAGTCTCTGAAAAGCTGCAAGAGATTTATCCAGAAAAATTTAATCTAGAAGTCTTTCCCAGTTTAGGATTCGAGAATACTTTCGCCATTGTTATCCGGGGAGAAACCGCCAGTCAATACAATCTGAAAACTCTCTCGCAAGCGGCTAAATATACCCCCAATTGGCAAGCGGGTTTTGGTTATGAATTTTTGGAAAGGGAAGACGGTTACAAGGGATTAGCGAAGACCTACGGGCTAAATTTTGCCCGACCCCCGAAAGTGATGGATTTAGGGTTAATGTACCGCGCTTTAGCCGAAAAACAAGTGGATTTAGTGGCGGGAAATTCCACCGATGGCTTAATTCCCGTGCTAGATTTAGTCATCCTAGAAGATGATCGACGCTATTTTCCTCCCTACGAAGCGGTACCGATTTTTAACCTGGATAGTTTGCAAAAATATCCACAATTGCGACAGGTTTTAGCCAAACTCACCGGCAAAATTACCTCCACAGCCATGCAGAAATTAAACTATCAGGTGGATGGACGCGATCGTAGGGTGGAGGAAGTGGTCAAAGAATTTCTAGTCTCCCTCTCTTAA
- a CDS encoding DUF1816 domain-containing protein: MGNEMKEFLISLLERFGLAYWVEIKTDYPRCTYYFGPFLAKDEAEVAQAGYEEDLKTEGAQGIKLDIKRCQPKDLTIFEEKEESKLLNPLKVLRSQVS; the protein is encoded by the coding sequence GGGAACGAAATGAAAGAATTTTTGATTAGCTTACTCGAAAGGTTCGGATTAGCCTACTGGGTCGAGATTAAAACCGACTATCCCAGATGTACTTATTATTTCGGTCCTTTTCTCGCTAAAGACGAGGCTGAAGTCGCTCAAGCCGGTTACGAAGAAGATTTGAAAACAGAAGGAGCGCAGGGGATTAAATTAGATATAAAACGTTGTCAACCGAAAGATTTAACTATTTTTGAGGAAAAAGAAGAAAGCAAGCTCCTCAATCCCCTAAAGGTGTTACGCAGTCAAGTTTCTTAA